In Companilactobacillus allii, one genomic interval encodes:
- a CDS encoding nuclear transport factor 2 family protein, protein MTDEEQIIELYRIENQAMVAKDISKLDEILKSSMHLTHMTGYVQSKLEWIDQIQNEEMKYFSSTENNIKDIKINGNKASLVGQNQVRASIWGGGVNTWPLQMKMYFTKQNGQWIISDQVASTY, encoded by the coding sequence ATGACTGATGAAGAACAAATCATTGAGCTATATCGTATTGAGAATCAAGCGATGGTTGCTAAAGATATAAGTAAACTGGATGAAATATTGAAATCATCGATGCATTTGACACATATGACTGGCTATGTTCAGTCTAAGTTGGAGTGGATCGATCAAATACAAAATGAAGAGATGAAGTATTTTTCGTCGACTGAAAATAATATCAAAGATATAAAGATCAATGGGAATAAGGCTAGTTTGGTTGGACAAAATCAAGTTAGAGCCAGCATTTGGGGTGGAGGAGTTAATACTTGGCCACTTCAGATGAAAATGTATTTTACTAAGCAAAATGGTCAATGGATTATCTCTGATCAAGTCGCTAGTACTTACTAA
- a CDS encoding LysR family transcriptional regulator — protein MFQQMKYFISIVKNHSFTKASVECNISQSAISQQMKELEAKLGVKLLNRKGRSFEVTKAGQYFYTHSQDILEDVTQLVDNTVKIVKDDQAEIKVGYLNNFGTSEFLQTVAQFSREFPQVQIKIKSGNHEQLYNYLRSGQIDLNFADQRRALSNQYINTFLTDSKYMLALSKTFFPEDIDSMDISELADISCIIISDDDKVENDKEYYQEILGVRSDFTVAKNYDEAQILVASNQGYLIINDRTMKQLDSSIVRTINLINGKQQMIQKYYAYWRADNSGYYIESFAKLLKDRFA, from the coding sequence ATGTTTCAGCAAATGAAGTACTTCATCTCAATAGTAAAGAATCATAGTTTCACAAAGGCTAGCGTTGAATGCAATATTTCGCAATCAGCCATCTCGCAACAAATGAAGGAACTAGAAGCTAAGTTGGGTGTGAAGTTATTGAACCGTAAAGGTCGTAGCTTTGAGGTTACCAAGGCGGGTCAATATTTCTACACACATAGTCAAGATATTCTAGAAGATGTGACTCAACTAGTTGATAATACTGTCAAGATTGTCAAAGATGACCAAGCTGAAATTAAAGTAGGCTATCTTAATAACTTTGGTACTAGTGAATTCTTACAGACAGTAGCACAATTTTCTAGAGAATTCCCGCAAGTTCAAATCAAAATCAAAAGTGGTAACCATGAACAACTTTATAACTATCTACGTAGTGGACAAATAGACTTGAACTTTGCGGATCAAAGACGTGCACTGTCGAATCAATATATTAATACCTTTTTGACTGACAGTAAGTATATGTTGGCGCTAAGTAAAACTTTTTTTCCTGAAGATATTGATAGTATGGATATTTCTGAATTGGCTGATATTTCATGCATTATTATTTCAGATGACGATAAAGTAGAAAATGATAAAGAGTATTACCAAGAGATTCTTGGGGTAAGAAGTGACTTCACAGTAGCTAAAAATTATGATGAAGCACAGATATTAGTGGCATCAAATCAAGGATATTTGATCATTAATGACAGAACTATGAAGCAATTGGACTCTTCGATAGTGAGAACGATCAACTTGATTAATGGTAAACAACAGATGATACAAAAGTATTACGCTTATTGGAGAGCGGATAATTCGGGTTATTACATTGAGAGTTTTGCGAAGTTGCTTAAAGACAGATTTGCGTAA